Below is a genomic region from Fischerella sp. PCC 9605.
TCCTCCCCCGATACACCCCAAATTTGGAGACTGGGTAATGGGTAATGGGTACTAGGGACTGGGGACTAGGTAGGAGATGAGAAGAATTTTCTCCCAATCACCAATCACCAATCACCATTTTCAATCTGTCAAAGACCGTCCCTTCACCTCTGCCAAACTATCAGAATCTAATACCTCTCCTGTGGTATAATAACCAGCTGCTTTTTTAGCTTCAATTTCTACACGTGCATCTTGAGGAATTAAGTCCTCTGGAATTGGTATCCGTTCCACAATTTCAATTCCTGCTTGGGTAATAGCCTCGTACTTCATATTACTCATCGATACCATCCGGTCGATGCGGGTAATACCCAACCAATGCAAAACATCTGGCATTAATTCTTGGAAGCGCATATCCTGGACGCCCGCCACACATTCGGTGCGAGCAAAGTAGGCATCAGCGCGATCGCCTCCTTCTTGACGTTTGCGGGCATTGTAAACCAGGAATTTCGTTACCTCTCCTAAAGCCCGTCCCTCCTTACGGCAGTAGACAATAATACCAGCACCACCTTCTTGTGCTGTTTGCACGCAAACTTCAACACCATGTACCAGATAAGGGCGGCAGGTGCAAATATCCGACCCGAATACATCGGAACCGTTGCATTCATCATGTACCCGCACTGCTAGGGGTTTATTAGGGTCGCCAATTGCTACCATATCCCCGACGATATACACCGTCACGCCCCCAATTGGCGGCAAAAACACCTCCAGATCGGAACGCGTTACCAGTTCTGGAAACATGCCTCCGGTTTGTTCAAATAAAGCGCGGCGTAACTCCCCTTCTGTGATTTGAAAGCGTTTAGCAATCCCTGGTAAATACCAAACAGGCTCAATGGCAGCTTTGGTGACGACTAAATCGCCACCTGGTTTCATAATCTTGCCATCAATCGCTAAACGTCCTTTTGCCACCGCCTCTAGCAGTTCAGGCATATTGATGTGGGCCTTAGTAATGGCGATGGTAGGACGAATATCATACCCCTGTTCGTAGTAGGGTGCAAAAACCTCGCCAACAATCGCCCCAAAGGGGTCAAGGGAAACTATTTTATCTGGATCAAACCAACTCGGATGCGGCCCGATATGCTCGACTGGAGAGGTATTGGTGAGATCCG
It encodes:
- a CDS encoding GTP cyclohydrolase II, producing MPKQNSVSGHIVLTSHPSRFGPKPIPIKWGASDPMERGPVIATLTKQAHRNAIGTHSGSYAVYRALAVARGVLQSDHRADLTNTSPVEHIGPHPSWFDPDKIVSLDPFGAIVGEVFAPYYEQGYDIRPTIAITKAHINMPELLEAVAKGRLAIDGKIMKPGGDLVVTKAAIEPVWYLPGIAKRFQITEGELRRALFEQTGGMFPELVTRSDLEVFLPPIGGVTVYIVGDMVAIGDPNKPLAVRVHDECNGSDVFGSDICTCRPYLVHGVEVCVQTAQEGGAGIIVYCRKEGRALGEVTKFLVYNARKRQEGGDRADAYFARTECVAGVQDMRFQELMPDVLHWLGITRIDRMVSMSNMKYEAITQAGIEIVERIPIPEDLIPQDARVEIEAKKAAGYYTTGEVLDSDSLAEVKGRSLTD